A genome region from Trachemys scripta elegans isolate TJP31775 chromosome 2, CAS_Tse_1.0, whole genome shotgun sequence includes the following:
- the PTCHD3 gene encoding patched domain-containing protein 3 — protein sequence MGHEEPGAKAGTQQQRRGCGHMGSELDPEPGPGPKPTIPPHDNFALFLSRRFGRLGELIGAHPWPFLLLPLLLSGGLGAGFLFLPQRQANDIEGQFTPLGGPAKSERRFAQEHFPTRDSERFSGQRLLTEGAFASLIAVSASGNNILTAGAFGELLRLDGAVQSLAVPGGDPGTQLSYPDLCVRSNGSCGSPNPLLAAVQGEPARLETLLPQLTYPVFGSSVFMGTFLGGVQLAGGAGASRVQAAKALRLVYYLREDEAADRERSLQWLENFLKRIPAELEALNLTSVQVAYFTSISRQEEFEGNIRKVIPLFSITYFLTITFAITSCLRVDCVRNKVWVAAFGVLSSGLAVLSSFGLLLFCGVPFVVTVANAPFLILGVGVDDMFIMISSWQQTNPKNKVEKRMAETYAEAAVSITITTLTDVLAFYIGIMTSFQSVKSFCLYTGTAFIFCYIYNITFFGAVLALNGKREEGNRHWLIFTKVKDIVQPHRSYLYNMCCVGGFSDKSSGGEDEHPMNKFFRKYYGPFLTKIWTKVFVVLLYGGFLASSIYGCTQIKEGIDLRNLASDDSYVVQYYDWEDEYFSEYGPRIMVTITENVPYWNLSIRNDIENCMESLENNSYVDKRLSESWLRIYENVTRSRSLNIDTKAFFMGNLSELFKLFPEFEWDIDIRYKEIAASRFFIQTVNVTTAVDEKNLLHQLRDLAKDCKIPLMVYHPAFIYYDQYIVIVPNTIQNVGIASGVMLCVSLLLIPNLLCSLWVTFAIASVIVGVAGFMTYWDVNLDSISMINLVICIGFSVDFSAHISYAFVSSEKSTVNEKAVDALYLLGYPVIQGAISTILGVIVLSAAQAYIFRTFFKIMFLVILFGAVHGLVFIPVFLTFFGICGRSANKRVNIKTMGENSNSFSNSQNPNNVGCYENQIYSNGDNFLEDNIIRQPNDIGMEKPNSGYLRSNFFPVSQNHDSSSCLYQNNAVMVYKKQIKQLHDEGKINPDCP from the exons ATGGGGCATGAAGAGCCGGGCGCGAAGGCCGGGACCCAGCAGCAGAGGCGGGGCTGTGGGCACATGGGCTCTGAGTTGGACCCAGAACCAGGTCCCGGCCCCAAACCGACCATCCCCCCGCACGACAACTTTGCCCTGTTTCTCAGCCGGCGATTCGGCCGGCTCGGGGAGCTGATAGGCGCCCACCCGTGGCCCTTCCTGCTGCTCCCGCTGCTGCTCTCGGGCGGCCTCGGCGCGGGCTTCCTCTTCTTGCCGCAGAGACAAGCCAATGACATCGAGGGGCAGTTCACGCCGCTCGGGGGGCCCGCCAAGAGCGAGAGGCGCTTTGCCCAGGAGCATTTCCCGACCCGCGACTCCGAGCGCTTCTCCGGCCAGAGGCTGCTCACAGAGGGCGCCTTCGCCTCCCTCATCGCGGTCTCCGCCTCGGGCAACAACATCCTGACGGCGGGAGCCTTCGGGGAGCTCCTGCGGCTGGACGGGGCGGTGCAGAGCCTCGCTGTTCCCGGGGGGGACCCGGGCACCCAACTCTCCTACCCGGACCTGTGCGTCCGGAGCAACGGGTCCTGCGGCAGCCCCAACCCgctcctggctgcagtgcaggggGAGCCGGCCCGGCTAGAGACCCTCCTCCCGCAGCTCACGTACCCCGTGTTCGGGAGCAGCGTTTTCATGGGCACCTTCTTAGGAGGCGTTCAGCTGGCTGGCGGAGCGGGCGCCTCCCGGGTGCAGGCAGCCAAAGCCCTGAGGCTGGTTTATTACCTGAGAGAAGACGAAGCCGCGGACCGAGAGAGGAGTTTGCAGTGGCTGGAAAACTTCCTCAAGCGCATCCCGGCTGAGCTGGAGGCTTTAAATCTCACTTCTGTCCAG GTGGCTTACTTTACCTCAATATCCAGACAGGAAGAGTTTGAAGGAAATATCAGGAAAGTGATCCCCCTGTTTTCCATAACATACTTTCTAACTATAACCTTTGCCATTACTTCTTGTTTAAG GGTTGACTGTGTACGAAATAAAGTGTGGGTTGCAGCATTTGGAGTGCTGTCTTCTGGGTTAGCTGTGCTAAGCAGCTTTGGACTGTTGCTGTTCTGTGGGGTACCATTTGTCGTGACTGTGGCAAATGCACCATTTCTTATATTGG GGGTTGGTGTTGATGACATGTTCATTATGATCTCCTCCTGGCAACAGACTAATCCTAAAAATAAGGTTGAAAAGCGGATGGCTGAAACTTATGCAGAGGCAGCAGTGTCTATCACAATCACCACTCTCACTGATGTTTTAGCCTTCTACATAGGGATCATGACTTCCTTTCAGTCTGTGAAGTCCTTTTGTCTCTACACAGGAACTGCTTTCATCTTCTGCTATATATACAACATCACATTCTTTGGAGCTGTTCTTGCTTTAAATGGTAAAAGGGAAGAAGGCAACAGACACTGGTTAATTTTCACAAAAGTGAAGGACATTGTTCAGCCTCATCGCTCCTACTTGTACAACATGTGCTGTGTAGGAGGCTTTTCTGATAAATCTTCTGGGGGAGAAGATGAACATCCAATGAACAAATTCTTTAGGAAATATTATGGTCCTTTCCTTACAAAGATCTGGACCAAAGTGTTTGTGGTGTTGCTGTATGGAGGGTTCCTAGCTAGTAGTATTTATGGGTGTACTCAGATAAAGGAAGGTATAGACCTGCGAAATCTGGCTAGTGACGATTCTTATGTTGTTCAGTATTATGATTGGGAAGATGAATATTTCTCAGAGTACGGTCCTAGGATTATGGTCACTATCACAGAAAATGTACCTTATTGGAATCTATCCATTCGTAATGACATTGAGAACTGTATGGAGTCTTTAGAAAATAACTCCTACGTGGACAAGAGACTCTCAGAGTCATGGCTACGAATATATGAAAATGTTACTAGAAGCCGTTCACTGAATATAGATACTAAGGCTTTTTTCATGGGTAATTTATCTGAACTATTTAAATTATTTCCAGAGTTTGAATGGGACATTGATATTCGCTATAAGGAAATAGCAGCCTCACGTTTTTTCATTCAAACAGTGAACGTTACTACTGCAGTTGATGAGAAAAACCTTTTACACCAATTAAGAGACCTGGCCAAGGACTGTAAGATCCCATTAATGGTATATCACCCAGCATTTATATACTATGATCAGTATATTGTAATAGTGCCAAACACCATTCAGAATGTTGGAATTGCTTCTGGAGTTATGTTGTGTGTTTCCTTGCTGCTTATTCCCAATCTGCTCTGCTCCTTGTGGGTAACTTTTGCTATTGCTTCTGTTATTGTTGGCGTTGCTGGTTTCATGACATACTGGGATGTTAATCTTGATTCCATATCTATGATTAACCTTGTCATTTGCATCGGGTTTTCAGTAGATTTTTCTGCTCATATATCTTATGCATTTGTTTCAAGTGAAAAGTCAACTGTGAATGAGAAGGCAGTTGATGCACTGTATCTTCTTGGCTACCCGGTGATACAAGGTGCTATCTCCACTATATTAGGAGTAATTGTGCTGTCTGCAGCACAAGCTTACATCTTCAGAACATTTTTTAAGATTATGTTTCTCGTTATCTTGTTTGGAGCTGTTCATGGTCTTGTTTTTATTCcggtatttttaacattttttggaATTTGTGGCAGATCAGCAAACAAAAGagtaaatataaaaacaatggGAGAAAACAGCAACTCTTTTAGTAACAGCCAAAATCCAAATAATGTTGGGTGTTATGAAAACCAGATTTATAGTAATGGAGACAATTTTCTAGAAGACAATATTATTAGACAACCAAATGATATAGGAATGGAAAAGCCAAACAGTGGCTACCTCCGCTCCAATTTCTTTCCAGTTTCACAAAATCATGACAGCAGTTCCTGCCTCTATCAGAATAATGCAGTAATGGTgtacaaaaaacaaatcaaacagcTTCATGATGAAGGTAAAATAAATCCAGATTGCCCATAA
- the LOC117873942 gene encoding highly reducing polyketide synthase 40-like, with product MTATGDEIAIVGIGCNFPGGEGIDNFWQVLVEGRNCTVEITPERFNTREWYDPDDNKPGKICTTRAALIDGFNTFDNKLFGINDVEAERMDPQQKLLLECTYRALEDAGVTMEHVSGSKTGVFVGLMNRDYEIISSRAVTEINHYDGTGVAVSIAANRISYTFNLTGPSLSIDTACSSFLFALHYGSQAVKQGDCEAALCGGVNCIIDPRTFVSLSKAKMISPEGMSMPFTKKANGYGRGEGCGVLLLKPLKKALEDYNRIWGVINISAINQSGRSVTPITRPSQTAQEKLLRNIYLTHVDPSVVQYVEAHGTGTPAGDPTEAESLGSIIGNNRSPKMPVLKIGSVKGNIGHAESAAGAAALIKVLLMMHHETIVPSVHYREDISSINTKKLNLSIPTTVEKWEESREFGRVAGVNCFGFGGTNAHVVVRQFKQSQVLPSFKRPIELFVLSAASSKSLNLTLEDTAEQLNISNSITLPNLAYTSACRRSHVNYKYRKACVTNSLQHLQQQVALAAKTETTPSKMTPQLVFVFSANGVNFKGICKTLLSSEPVFRDKCKEIEMLFQQYVPISLLGLTESECEDFSRPEIAQPLLFTLQVALTSLLKHWGIKPVTAVGHSVGEVAAAHCGGFLSLEDAVKVIYHRSRLQAKVTGGRMLVVGNIPVQEVSEALGPYSGKVCIAAFNSPSSCTLSGDADSVSALQKELAELFNKRDLFLRVLHVPAAYHSHMMDPIVKEMMEHLQYLEKQKPEIEVISTLTGKAASADDFTTGKFWARHARDPVAFTQAIVISAKEKDNVVFVEIGPERALHRYITETLGKQTRVLSSLQTDKEYQTLLSLAGNLFELGYNPDWHHFYEGYQGIPAAFPRYQFDRKKLMTYLDIHQQANRRAVNSNHPLIYSLNNDNSEFNCPVSQALIPYLYEHKNNGVALVPGAFFAELGLASVMSSLRPKVPLSTCQISIYFLAPCVLNQNYHVLKIELASQKTVTDFKILTSSAAVYASGQITKKSEAAVEENSISFQDIFQRCKSVVTADKVYETLSQVGFQYGSMFRQLRDVFYCEELKEAITSIKVNRETREEMSDYCIHPVLLDCFLQMTAVMTTITFQTRAGFPSGIGSLVVCRPLEEDMMIYLKTSKSTGNYLEVCGCFTDKHGSVLAELKRVGITFMKATSPRDNDLLFENKWKEIFPAQTIGRLGEAPRVIVFADRLGIAQQLKRYLHNESRYVMYEDWETLLEAKSSEMTAQHKMKRELEDYQDVLFMWGIQKLNDEFPSKVVAHLAKCCEAYRQIIVALREKKSSCSVRIITYRTTDKNVDHLNPGFALCGMTRTCIVEVSEITFQMIDISSSSTLDISALAEIIVKYEGQDHPEIWINQGRIYTSEIRRTPFKDADYNQPSKSLHNSETFTLYTTDPYQVKDLSAEIANNTITQLENHSVEVQMDKVCIHSEDYFPVSVSSCNFGNTLYWNSYTTDKHKFLALDFSGTVTAVGSEVKKVKVGDQVASCYPVVASSRVKVPGTVCFNIKKFPCFRNVPCVSYFMVAWEIVNRTLPKMKHSGTLGIISTEPESILCKVLTLTAQEMGWRTVLAKPTSDHWQRVTQCNALVYLPPVDGMSKDILVRLSHLRDLVIVHGNQQSECFRYLIGSDQENIRVHVLKLISVFQKAALKQSLRAVHGWIKSMQMKQLKNLSYSVFQQTENFESTNSAATSYFTCKSIPLAVLKGDVVTNRISDIPVYEAQKKMFKQNAVYIVAGGLTGLGFETVKFIAQNGGGCIAILSRSNPSSEKQEEIKALQNQCEGSRIVSLQCNVISSSQVEKAMSSIDRIFPKSPIKGVFHSAVVLHDGRLEALNLSHFEKVLSPKVAGVINLHRATRGQELDYFVCYSSVTSFLGNSTQANYAAANSFLDIFCHYRRNCGLSGQSINWGALNLGLLLNQNHIQNILESKGIDILQVHEIYEYLKKSLILNNPQQAVVKLNFGTLSNHVLSRIASLKSRFYTLISEELGSKLHLSEQGTPQNLSPVNSEDYITSLVSHLSSTNVSDFTMNTSLASLGMDSMLAMTLQNRIFHERRVEIPLVKLLDPHTTMSNLVLLLEESSNESGILEKTTHVAENIYYGN from the exons GGAATTAATGATGTGGAAGCTGAGCGCATGGATCCTCAACAAAAGTTACTCCTGGAATGCACGTACAGAGCCCTGGAGGATGCAGGAGTCACGATGGAACATGTCAGTGGCAGCAAAACCGGGGTTTTTGTTG GTCTTATGAATCGAGACTATGAGATTATATCAAGCAGAGCAGTAACTGAAATAAATCATTACGATGGAACTGGGGTAGCAGTAAGCATAGCTGCTAACAGGATTTCATACACTTTTAATCTGACTGGACCATCACTTTCCATCGATACTGCATGCTCATCGTTTCTTTTTGCTTTGCATTACGGTTCGCAAGCAGTTAAACAAG GAGACTGTGAAGCGGCTCTGTGTGGAGGAGTGAACTGCATTATAGATCCCCGCACCTTCGTATCTCTGAGTAAAGCAAAAATGATCTCTCCCGAGGGGATGAGTATGCCCTTTACTAAAAAGGCAAATGGTTATGGAAGAGGAGAAGGCTGTGGTGTTCTTTTACTGAAGCCACTAAAAAAG gCACTAGAAGACTACAACAGAATATGGGGAGTTATAAACATCAGTGCAATAAATCAGAGTGGAAGATCCGTGACTCCAATCACAAGACCATCTCAGACAGCACAGGAAAAATTACTACGCAACATTTATCTGACTCATGTTGACCCATCAGTTGTGCAGTATGTTGAAGCACATGGCACAGGAACTCCTGCTGGAGATCCTACAGAAGCAGAGAGCCTAGGTAGCATCATTGGTAATAACAGATCTCCTAAAATGCCTGTTCTAAAGATTGGTTCTGTTAAAGGGAACATTGGCCATGCTGAATCAGCTGCTGGGGCAGCTGCATTAATTAAAGTTCTTTTAATGATGCACCATGAAACGATTGTTCCATCTGTGCACTACAGAGAGGATATTAGTAGCATAAATACAAAGAAATTAAATCTATCAATTCCAACAACAGTAGAGAAATGGGAAGAGTCGAGAGAATTTGGAAGAGTAGCTGGTGTCAACTGTTTTGGATTTGGGGGAACCAATGCCCATGTTGTTGTCAGACAGTTTAAGCAATCACAGGTTCTTCCCTCTTTTAAACGACCGATTGAATTATTTGTACTCTCTGCGGCTTCAAGCAAATCCCTCAATTTGACATTGGAAGACACAGCTGAGCAGTTAAACATAAGCAACTCAATAACTCTCCCAAATCTGGCCTATACCTCTGCCTGTAGAAGAAGCCATGTAAATTATAAGTACAGAAAAGCATGTGTTACAAACTCTCTTCAACATTTACAGCAACAAGTTGCATTAGCAGCTAAAACAGAAACAACTCCGTCAAAGATGACTCCACAACTAGTTTTTGTGTTCTCTGCTAATGGAGTAAATTTCAAAGGGATCTGCAAGACATTATTGAGTTCAGAGCCAGTATTCAGAGACAAATGTAAAGAAATAGAAATGTTATTTCAGCAATATGTACCCATCAGCCTCCTGGGATTAACTGAAAGTGAATGTGAGGATTTCTCCAGGCCAGAAATTGCCCAGCCATTGCTTTTTACTCTCCAGGTTGCCTTAACTTCTCTTCTGAAACACTGGGGAATTAAGCCTGTAACTGCTGTTGGCCATTCAGTTGGAGAAGTTGCTGCCGCCCATTGTGGAGGGTTCCTTTCCCTTGAAGATGCCGTCAAAGTAATTTATCACAGGAGTAGGTTACAGGCGAAGGTTACTGGAGGCAGAATGTTGGTAGTTGGTAACATCCCTGTTCAAGAAGTATCAGAAGCCCTGGGCCCGTATTCTGGGAAGGTGTGCATTGCAGCTTTTAACAGCCCTTCTTCCTGTACCTTGTCTGGAGATGCAGACTCTGTGAGTGCCCTTCAGAAAGAACTAGCAGAACTGTTCAACAAGAGAGACCTATTTCTTCGTGTTTTACATGTCCCAGCTGCATACCACAGCCACATGATGGATCCAATTGTAAAGGAGATGATGGAGCATTTACAATATTTGGAAAAACAGAAGCCGGAAATTGAAGTGATTTCAACACTGACTGGGAAGGCTGCTTCTGCAGATGATTTCACTACAGGCAAGTTCTGGGCCCGACATGCTCGAGATCCTGTAGCTTTCACACAGGCCATAGTGATTTCAGCTAAAGAAAAGGACAATGTTGTGTTTGTTGAAATAGGCCCAGAAAGAGCATTACACAGGTATATAACGGAAACGCTAGGCAAACAAACTAGAGTTTTGTCCTCTTTGCAAACTGATAAAGAATATCAGACTCTTCTTAGTCTTGCAGGGAATCTGTTTGAACTGGGATATAATCCTGACTGGCATCACTTTTATGAAGGGTATCAGGGTATTCCAGCAGCCTTTCCAAGGTACCAGTTTGATCGTAAGAAGCTAATGACCTATTTGGACATCCATCAACAAGCAAATCGAAGAGCTGTAAATTCAAATCATCCTTTGATTTACAGTTTGAACAATGACAACTCTGAATTCAACTGCCCAGTGTCCCAGGCATTAATACCTTATTTATATGAGCACAAGAACAATGGTGTTGCTTTAGTTCCAGGTGCATTTTTTGCAGAGCTTGGTTTGGCATCTGTGATGAGTAGCTTGAGGCCAAAAGTGCCTTTAAGTACTTGTCAGATTAGTATCTATTTTTTGGCACCATGTGTTTTAAACCAAAATTaccatgttttaaaaatagaattggCATCACAAAAAACTGTGACAGATTTCAAAATACTGACATCCTCAGCTGCAGTTTATGCATCAGGACAAATTACAAAGAAGTCTGAAGCTGCAGTGGAAGAAAACAGCATCTCCTTTCAAGACATCTTTCAACGGTGTAAATCAGTAGTTACAGCAGATAAGGTTTATGAAACACTGTCTCAGGTTGGATTTCAATATGGTTCCATGTTCAGACAGTTAAGGGATGTATTTTACTGTGAAGAGCTAAAGGAAGCTATAACCAGCATAAAGGTGAACAGAGAGACAAGAGAAGAGATGTCTGACTATTGTATCCATCCAGTGCTGTTAGACTGTTTTCTACAGATGACCGCTGTTATGACGACAATAACTTTCCAAACCAGAGCAGGCTTTCCTTCTGGCATAGGCAGCCTTGTAGTTTGCAGACCTTTGGAGGAGGATATGatgatatatttgaaaacaagCAAATCAACTGGGAACTACTTAGAGGTTTGTGGATGCTTTACAGATAAACATGGCTCTGTTTTGGCAGAACTGAAACGTGTTGGGATCACTTTTATGAAGGCAACATCCCCCAGAGACAATGACTTGCTCTTTGAAAATAAgtggaaagaaatatttcctgctCAGACCATTGGACGTTTAGGGGAAGCACCCAGAGTCATTGTGTTTGCTGACAGACTTGGAATAGCTCAGCAGCTCAAAAGATACTTACACAATGAGTCAAGATATGTTATGTATGAAGATTGGGAGACATTGCTGGAAGCCAAGAGTTCAGAAATGACCGCACAACATAAAATGAAAAGGGAGCTTGAAGACTACCAGGATGTTTTGTTCATGTGGGGAATTCAGAAGTTAAACGACGAGTTTCCAAGCAAAGTGGTGGCACATTTAGCTAAGTGTTGTGAGGCTTATCGCCAAATTATTGTGGCattaagagagaaaaaatccAGTTGTTCAGTTAGAATAATAACCTACAGAACAACAGATAAAAATGTAGATCATCTTAACCCTGGGTTTGCTTTGTGTGGCATGACGAGAACCTGCATAGTTGAAGTTTCAGAAATCACATTTCAGATGATTGACATCAGTTCTTCGAGTACACTGGACATCTCAGCCTTAGCAGAGATTATTGTAAAGTATGAAGGACAGGATCATCCAGAAATTTGGATTAATCAAGGAAGAATTTACACTTCGGAAATCAGACGCACACCATTTAAAGATGCAGATTATAATCAACCTTCAAAGtctcttcacaactcagagacatTCACTTTATACACTACAGATCCTTACCAAGTGAAAGATTTATCTGCTGAAATAGCCAATAATACCATTACTCAGCTTGAAAATCACAGTGTTGAAGTTCAAATGGATAAAGTATGTATCCATTCAGAAGACTATTTTCCTGTTAGCGTTTCAAGCTGTAACTTTGGGAATACATTGTATTGGAATTCATATACAACAGACAAACATAAGTTTTTAGCTCTGGACTTCAGTGGCACAGTAACTGCAGTAGGCAGTGAAGTGAAAAAAGTTAAGGTGGGAGATCAAGTTGCTTCATGTTATCCAGTTGTTGCATCATCAAGAGTCAAGGTTCCAGGGACAGTTTGTTTCAACATCAAGAAGTTTCCATGCTTTAGAAATGTACCTTGTGTGTCATACTTTATGGTAGCATGGGAAATTGTAAATCGAACATTACCAAAGATGAAACACAGTGGGACTTTAGGTATTATTTCTACTGAACCAGAGTCAATTTTGTGCAAAGTGCTCACTCTGACAGCACAGGAAATGGGCTGGAGAACAGTACTTGCAAAACCTACGTCTGATCACTGGCAACGTGTAACTCAGTGCAATGCCCTTGTTTATCTGCCTCCAGTAGATGGAATGTCTAAGGACATTCTAGTCCGTCTTTCCCATCTCCGAGACCTTGTGATAGTACATGGTAATCAACAGTCTGAATGTTTTCGATACCTAATTGGAAGTGATCAAGAAAATATCCGTGTTCATGTACTGAAACTTATCAGTGTCTTTCAGAAAGCAGCTCTGAAACAATCCCTAAGGGCTGTCCACGGATGGATCAAATCCATGCaaatgaaacaattaaaaaacctATCATATTCTGTTTTTCAGCAGACTGAGAACTTTGAAAGTACAAACAGTGCAGCGACCTCCTATTTCACCTGCAAATCTATCCCACTGGCTGTGCTGAAAGGGGATGTGGTGACCAACAGGATTTCAGACATACCAGTGTATGAAGCacagaagaaaatgtttaagCAGAATGCGGTTTACATAGTGGCAGGGGGACTCACTGGGCTTGGATTTGAAACTGTAAAATTTATAGCCCAGAATGGAGGGGGCTGTATTGCAATACTTTCAAGGAGCAATCCAAGCAGTGAGAAGCAAGAAGAAATCAAGGCTTTGCAAAATCAGTGTGAAGGGAGCAGAATAGTCAGTTTGCAGTGTAATGTTATTTCTAGCTCTCAGGTTGAGAAAGCTATGAGTTCAATTGACAGAATCTTCCCAAAGAGCCCAATCAAAGGTGTATTCCATAGTGCTGTGGTTTTGCATGATGGACGTCTTGAAGCTCTGAACTTATCTCACTTCGAGAAAGTGTTAAGTCCCAAAGTTGCAGGGGTAATAAATCTCCACCGGGCTACCAGAGGGCAGGAACTTGACTATTTTGTGTGTTACTCCTCTGTGACTTCATTTCTTGGAAATTCAACACAAGCAAACTATGCTGCTGCTAATTCTTTCCTGGATATTTTCTGCCACTACAGGAGGAATTGTGGACTTTCAGGACAATCCATTAATTGGGGTGCCTTGAATCTTGGATTATTGCTAAATCAAAatcatattcaaaatattttggaatccAAAGGCATAGATATTCTGCAGGTACATGAAATTTATGAATAtcttaaaaaaagtttaattctGAATAATCCTCAGCAAGCTGTAGTAAAATTAAATTTTGGAACTCTAAGCAATCATGTTCTTTCTCGAATAGCATCACTCAAAAGTCGCTTCTATACACTAATTTCAGAAGAACTGGGCAGTAAGCTTCACCTATCTGAACAAGGAACCCCTCAGAATTTATCTCCAGTCAATTCTGAAGATTATATCACCTCACTGGTGAGTCATCTCAGTAGTACAAACGTGAGTGATTTTACAATGAACACATCACTTGCATCACTGGGCATGGACTCTATGTTAGCCATGACGCTACAGAATCGTATCTTTCATGAAAGAAGGGTGGAAATCCCCCTTGTGAAACTACTTGATCCTCACACAACTATGTCAAATTTAGTACTACTTTTAGAGGAAAGTTCTAATGAAAGTGGGATACTTGAGAAAACAACTCATGTAGCAGAAAATATCTATTATGGAAACTGA